One Thermoanaerobacter pseudethanolicus ATCC 33223 DNA window includes the following coding sequences:
- the rseP gene encoding RIP metalloprotease RseP, which translates to MTILISIIVLSVLVMFHEFGHFIVAKLSGARVNEFSIGFGPRLFKKKYGETEYSFRALLFGGYVALEGEDEKSNDPRAIVNKPWPVRLAVFAAGPLMNILLAFLLLFIVFFNIGSPIPQVKSVMEGYPAEKAGILPGDKIVMVNNTKINTWEELEKAISSNGERVLTIEIQRGNQILQKQVKPIFDKNASKVMIGIVPDYERSISLAFKTAINQTIYFSKLIILSLVMLVTGKVSVNDIMGPVGIVQAVGTVAKTGVINLLAFSALISVNLGLFNLLPLPALDGGRILFVLAEAVRGKPLPPEKEGYIHYLGFLLLIALLIFATYRDILRIF; encoded by the coding sequence TTGACAATATTGATAAGTATAATTGTTTTAAGCGTTTTAGTAATGTTTCACGAATTTGGACATTTTATCGTTGCAAAACTTTCTGGAGCTAGAGTAAATGAATTTTCTATTGGCTTTGGTCCACGACTTTTTAAGAAGAAATACGGAGAAACAGAGTATTCTTTTAGAGCATTGCTATTCGGTGGTTATGTTGCTTTAGAAGGTGAAGATGAAAAATCTAATGACCCGCGGGCTATAGTAAATAAGCCTTGGCCTGTAAGGTTAGCTGTCTTTGCTGCAGGTCCTTTAATGAATATATTATTAGCTTTTTTATTGCTTTTTATTGTATTTTTTAATATAGGAAGTCCGATACCACAGGTAAAATCCGTAATGGAAGGCTATCCCGCTGAAAAAGCAGGAATTTTGCCGGGGGACAAAATTGTAATGGTAAATAATACAAAGATAAATACATGGGAGGAGTTAGAGAAAGCCATAAGTTCTAATGGAGAGCGAGTATTGACAATTGAAATTCAAAGGGGAAATCAAATTTTACAAAAACAAGTAAAACCAATTTTTGATAAAAACGCTTCAAAGGTAATGATAGGAATTGTTCCAGACTATGAGCGTTCTATCTCTCTTGCCTTTAAAACTGCCATCAATCAGACAATATATTTTTCGAAACTTATTATTTTGTCTCTTGTAATGTTAGTAACCGGAAAAGTCTCTGTCAATGATATTATGGGACCTGTGGGAATTGTTCAAGCTGTTGGAACAGTCGCTAAAACAGGTGTTATAAATTTACTAGCTTTTTCCGCTCTTATAAGCGTAAATTTAGGCCTTTTTAATCTATTGCCACTACCGGCTTTAGACGGTGGAAGGATTTTGTTTGTGTTAGCAGAGGCAGTAAGAGGTAAACCATTGCCACCTGAAAAAGAAGGCTATATTCATTATTTAGGTTTTTTACTGTTGATTGCTTTGTTGATTTTTGCAACCTATAGGGATATTCTACGCATTTTTTAA
- a CDS encoding 1-deoxy-D-xylulose-5-phosphate reductoisomerase produces the protein MKKVIILGSTGSIGTQTLDVIKNFRENFEIVGLTAYNNVELLSKQIREFNPKVVAVKDEDKANQLRENLKKNVEILTGSKGLQEIVKYDADLVVVAVEGIAGLIPTVTAIQRGKDIALANKEVLVTAGQIVMDLVKKKDITLLPVDSEHSAILQCLRGNDKKEVSRLILTASGGPFRGKKKEDLRKVTVNEALNHPNWKMGKKITIDSATLMNKGFEVIEAKWLFDISEDKIDVIVHPQSIIHSMVEYIDGSVIAQLAAADMRIPIQYALNYPTRNYINGINFLDFSLTTQLTFEKPDLETFRCLSLAYEALKIGGTMTTVLNAADEIAVSLFLNKKIEFLQIAEIIEESMKEHNNIQNPTLDDIINVDKEVKEKIAKKYMR, from the coding sequence ATGAAAAAGGTAATAATTCTCGGCTCAACTGGTTCTATAGGTACACAAACATTAGACGTAATAAAAAATTTTAGAGAAAATTTTGAAATAGTAGGACTTACAGCTTATAACAATGTAGAACTTTTATCGAAACAAATTAGAGAATTTAATCCTAAAGTTGTAGCAGTAAAAGATGAAGATAAAGCTAACCAATTAAGGGAGAATCTAAAAAAAAATGTCGAAATTCTAACTGGCAGCAAAGGGCTTCAAGAAATTGTGAAGTACGATGCCGATTTAGTGGTGGTAGCTGTAGAAGGGATTGCTGGCCTTATTCCAACAGTTACAGCTATCCAGAGGGGAAAAGATATCGCTTTAGCGAATAAAGAAGTACTTGTAACAGCTGGACAAATTGTGATGGATTTGGTAAAAAAGAAGGATATAACTCTTTTACCTGTAGATAGTGAACACTCTGCTATACTCCAATGTTTAAGAGGAAATGACAAAAAAGAAGTATCTCGATTGATTTTAACAGCCTCTGGAGGTCCTTTTAGGGGGAAGAAAAAAGAAGATTTGAGAAAAGTAACTGTAAATGAGGCTCTAAATCATCCTAATTGGAAAATGGGGAAAAAAATCACGATAGATTCTGCCACTTTAATGAATAAAGGGTTTGAAGTAATAGAAGCAAAATGGCTTTTTGACATTTCTGAAGATAAAATTGATGTGATTGTGCATCCCCAGAGTATAATTCACTCAATGGTAGAATATATAGATGGTAGTGTAATTGCACAATTGGCTGCTGCCGATATGAGGATACCTATTCAGTATGCATTAAATTATCCTACTCGCAATTACATAAATGGAATAAATTTTTTAGATTTTTCTCTTACAACTCAGCTAACTTTTGAAAAACCCGATTTAGAAACTTTTAGATGTTTGTCGTTGGCATATGAGGCTTTAAAAATTGGCGGCACGATGACTACAGTGTTAAATGCGGCTGATGAAATAGCTGTGTCACTGTTTTTAAATAAAAAAATAGAATTTTTACAAATAGCTGAAATCATAGAGGAGAGTATGAAAGAACATAATAATATACAAAATCCCACTTTAGATGATATAATAAATGTGGATAAAGAGGTTAAGGAAAAAATAGCAAAAAAATATATGAGGTGA
- a CDS encoding phosphatidate cytidylyltransferase: MLKTRVISAIVGLPILFFILIKGGNMLKIALVLVSILGLNEFYNAIKNIGVRPVKIFGYLSAILLYFLESKIAKVDVLVIIAMMLFLLFLTNKKYNLKDYALTLMGIIYIPLFFLYIQKLREMPEGMYIVWFVFIVSWMTDTFAYFTGRFFGKHKLAPTISPKKTIEGGIGGIIGSTISCAVFAWLFPQSNVSIYLSVIIGLLGSIIAQCGDLIASFIKRNCYIKDFGNTIPGHGGILDRFDSILFVSPFIYFIFQYLI; encoded by the coding sequence ATGCTAAAAACAAGAGTTATAAGTGCGATAGTAGGCTTGCCAATTTTATTTTTCATTTTAATAAAAGGGGGGAATATGCTTAAAATTGCATTAGTTTTAGTAAGCATATTAGGACTTAATGAATTTTATAATGCTATAAAAAATATTGGGGTACGGCCTGTAAAAATTTTTGGATATTTGTCAGCAATCCTTTTATATTTTTTAGAAAGTAAAATCGCAAAAGTAGATGTATTAGTTATAATCGCAATGATGCTTTTTTTGCTGTTTTTAACTAATAAAAAATATAATCTCAAAGATTACGCTTTGACTTTGATGGGAATCATTTATATACCTCTTTTCTTTTTGTACATACAAAAACTTAGAGAAATGCCTGAAGGAATGTACATAGTATGGTTTGTTTTTATAGTCTCTTGGATGACGGATACTTTTGCCTATTTTACCGGTAGATTTTTTGGAAAGCACAAACTTGCTCCTACAATCAGTCCCAAAAAGACGATAGAAGGAGGGATTGGAGGAATCATAGGCTCTACCATCAGCTGTGCTGTATTTGCTTGGCTATTTCCTCAATCGAATGTCAGTATATATCTTTCTGTAATTATAGGCTTATTGGGAAGTATAATCGCTCAATGTGGAGATTTAATTGCTTCCTTTATAAAAAGAAATTGTTACATTAAAGATTTTGGAAATACAATTCCTGGCCATGGAGGAATTTTAGATAGATTTGATAGTATTTTATTTGTTTCTCCTTTCATATACTTTATTTTTCAGTACTTAATTTAG
- a CDS encoding isoprenyl transferase, with protein sequence MVFFRQKNRDLSDKIDKNKLPIHIGIIMDGNGRWAQKRGMMRFYGHKAGVNAVREVVKASRELGIKYLTLYAFSTENWKRPKEEVNFLMDLLVEYLSKEVDELNKNNVLINFIGDISVLPEKCKIEIDRAQNVTKNNSGLVLNIALNYGGRDEIVKAVKKICTKILNKELSIEEITEQTISENLYTKNQPDPDLIIRTSGEKRLSNFLLWQSAYSELWFTEVLWPDFGKEHLIEAILYYQTRQRRFGGV encoded by the coding sequence ATGGTGTTTTTTAGACAAAAAAATAGAGATTTGAGTGACAAGATTGATAAAAATAAATTGCCTATTCACATAGGGATTATCATGGACGGAAATGGAAGATGGGCTCAAAAAAGAGGGATGATGAGATTTTATGGCCATAAAGCTGGTGTTAATGCTGTAAGAGAGGTTGTAAAAGCCTCTAGAGAATTAGGGATAAAATATTTAACTTTATACGCTTTTTCAACTGAAAACTGGAAAAGACCTAAAGAAGAAGTAAATTTTTTAATGGATTTACTCGTTGAATATCTCTCTAAAGAAGTAGATGAATTGAATAAAAATAATGTATTGATTAACTTCATAGGGGATATTTCTGTTTTACCAGAGAAGTGTAAAATTGAAATAGATCGGGCGCAAAATGTAACAAAAAACAACTCTGGACTTGTACTTAATATAGCGTTAAATTATGGCGGAAGAGATGAAATAGTAAAGGCTGTGAAAAAAATTTGCACAAAGATTTTAAATAAAGAATTGTCCATTGAGGAAATTACAGAACAAACTATAAGTGAAAATTTGTATACTAAAAACCAGCCAGATCCAGATCTTATAATAAGAACAAGTGGAGAAAAAAGATTGAGCAATTTCTTATTATGGCAATCTGCTTATTCTGAGCTTTGGTTTACAGAGGTACTGTGGCCGGATTTTGGCAAAGAACATCTTATTGAAGCAATATTGTATTACCAAACTCGCCAAAGAAGATTTGGGGGAGTATAG
- the frr gene encoding ribosome recycling factor: MSDYLKASEEKMQKSLSVLKNELAAIRAGRANPALLDRIMVDYYGTPTPLNRLATITAPEPRVLVVQPWDVSKISDIEKAIQKSDLGINPVSDGKVLRLVFPELTEERRKELVKLVHKKAEEAKVAVRQIRRDANDAVKKMEKNGEISEDERKKREEEIQKLTDKYIKEIDKVVEAKEKEIMEI; encoded by the coding sequence ATGAGTGATTATTTAAAAGCTAGCGAAGAAAAAATGCAAAAATCTTTGAGCGTTTTAAAAAACGAATTAGCTGCTATAAGAGCAGGTAGAGCAAATCCTGCACTACTTGACCGAATTATGGTAGATTATTATGGTACTCCAACTCCTCTTAACAGATTAGCCACCATTACAGCTCCGGAGCCAAGAGTACTAGTTGTACAACCGTGGGATGTTTCAAAAATAAGCGATATTGAAAAAGCAATACAGAAATCAGATTTAGGAATTAATCCAGTTTCTGACGGTAAAGTGTTAAGATTAGTTTTTCCTGAATTGACTGAAGAAAGAAGAAAAGAATTGGTAAAGTTAGTTCATAAAAAAGCAGAAGAGGCAAAAGTAGCAGTAAGGCAAATAAGAAGAGATGCTAATGATGCTGTAAAAAAAATGGAAAAAAACGGCGAAATTTCGGAAGATGAAAGAAAAAAGAGAGAAGAAGAAATTCAAAAATTAACTGACAAATATATTAAAGAGATAGACAAAGTGGTGGAAGCTAAAGAAAAGGAGATAATGGAAATTTGA
- the pyrH gene encoding UMP kinase, protein MSSVVYKRVVLKISGEALAGNKGFGIDFDTVNRIADEIKEVKEMGVQIGLVVGGGNIWRGREGIGMDRTTADHMGMLATVINALALQDALEQRGVPTRVQTAIEMRAIAEPYIRRRAIRHLEKGRVVIFAAGTGNPFFSTDTAASLRAAEIDAEVILLAKKVDGVYDKDPNKYKDAVKFKELSYLDVLNKGLGVMDSTATSLCMDNKIPIIVFDLTTYGNIKKVVTGKDIGTIVKEV, encoded by the coding sequence GTGTCGTCAGTTGTTTACAAGCGAGTAGTTCTGAAAATCTCAGGAGAAGCTTTGGCAGGAAATAAAGGATTTGGAATCGATTTTGACACAGTTAATCGAATAGCAGACGAAATAAAAGAAGTGAAAGAAATGGGAGTTCAAATTGGTCTTGTAGTTGGCGGAGGAAATATATGGCGTGGAAGAGAAGGTATTGGGATGGACAGAACTACTGCAGACCACATGGGAATGCTTGCGACTGTAATTAATGCTCTTGCACTGCAAGATGCTTTAGAGCAACGGGGAGTTCCTACAAGAGTTCAGACTGCTATTGAGATGAGAGCAATTGCAGAACCCTATATACGCAGAAGAGCAATAAGACACTTAGAAAAAGGACGAGTTGTTATATTTGCTGCTGGGACAGGGAATCCCTTCTTTTCAACTGATACTGCTGCTTCATTAAGAGCAGCGGAAATAGATGCAGAGGTCATACTATTAGCTAAAAAAGTAGATGGAGTCTATGACAAAGACCCAAATAAATACAAAGACGCTGTAAAATTTAAAGAATTATCTTATTTAGATGTTTTAAACAAAGGTTTAGGAGTAATGGATTCAACAGCAACTTCTTTATGCATGGACAATAAAATACCAATCATAGTTTTTGACCTTACTACCTACGGAAATATAAAGAAAGTAGTAACAGGAAAAGATATTGGTACAATAGTGAAGGAGGTTTAA
- the tsf gene encoding translation elongation factor Ts: protein MISAQAVKELRERTGAGMMDCKKALMEANGDMEKAIDILREKGLAAAAKKAGRVANEGLVDAYIHSGGRIGVLVEVNCETDFVANTDEFKNFVKEICMQIAAANPKYISREDVPQAVLEKEREILKAQALNEGKPQNVVDRIVEGRIEKFYKENCLLEQEYIRDPEKTVKDLLNETIAKLGENIVIRRFVRFERGEGIETSSNE from the coding sequence ATGATATCAGCACAAGCTGTTAAAGAATTAAGAGAACGAACTGGCGCTGGAATGATGGATTGTAAAAAAGCTTTAATGGAAGCAAATGGAGATATGGAAAAGGCCATAGATATTTTAAGAGAGAAAGGATTGGCTGCTGCTGCTAAAAAAGCAGGTAGAGTTGCTAATGAAGGCTTAGTTGATGCCTACATACACAGTGGTGGAAGAATAGGGGTTTTAGTAGAAGTAAATTGTGAGACAGATTTTGTTGCAAATACTGATGAATTTAAAAATTTTGTTAAAGAAATATGCATGCAAATTGCTGCCGCAAATCCAAAATATATTTCTCGTGAAGATGTGCCACAAGCTGTTTTGGAAAAAGAAAGAGAAATTTTAAAAGCACAGGCGTTAAATGAAGGGAAACCCCAAAATGTCGTAGATAGAATAGTTGAAGGACGTATTGAAAAATTTTACAAAGAGAATTGCTTGTTAGAACAAGAATACATTAGAGACCCAGAAAAAACAGTGAAAGATTTGCTAAATGAGACGATTGCAAAATTAGGAGAAAATATTGTAATAAGAAGATTTGTTAGATTTGAAAGAGGAGAAGGTATTGAAACTTCCTCAAATGAGTAA
- the rpsB gene encoding 30S ribosomal protein S2 — protein MSVISMKQLLEAGVHFGHQTRRWNPKMAPYIFTERNGIYIIDLQQTVEKLEQAYEFVKKLAMEGGTILFVGTKKQAQDSIKEEAERCGMFYVNQRWLGGTLTNFKTIRGRIQRLKELKKMEEDGTFDVLPKKEVIKLRKEKERLQKFLGGIENMESLPSALFIVDPKKEAIAVAEARSLEIPIVAIVDTNCDPELIDYPIPGNDDAIRAVKLITSKIADAVIEGNQGEQFAASEE, from the coding sequence ATGTCGGTAATTTCAATGAAGCAGTTATTAGAGGCAGGGGTACATTTTGGTCATCAAACAAGAAGATGGAACCCTAAAATGGCTCCTTATATTTTTACAGAAAGAAATGGAATTTACATCATTGATTTACAACAAACGGTAGAAAAATTGGAACAAGCTTATGAATTTGTCAAAAAGTTGGCCATGGAAGGGGGCACTATTCTTTTTGTTGGGACCAAGAAACAGGCTCAGGATTCTATTAAGGAAGAAGCAGAAAGATGTGGTATGTTTTATGTAAATCAAAGGTGGTTAGGTGGAACCCTAACTAATTTTAAAACAATTAGAGGAAGGATTCAACGATTAAAAGAACTCAAAAAAATGGAGGAAGATGGAACTTTTGATGTTCTTCCTAAAAAAGAGGTAATAAAACTTAGGAAAGAAAAGGAAAGATTGCAGAAATTTTTGGGCGGAATAGAGAATATGGAGTCATTGCCTTCCGCTTTATTCATAGTTGACCCCAAAAAAGAAGCTATCGCAGTGGCAGAAGCTCGAAGCTTGGAAATACCAATTGTAGCTATTGTAGATACCAATTGCGATCCTGAGCTAATCGATTATCCTATTCCAGGAAATGATGATGCTATAAGAGCTGTCAAGCTTATTACTTCCAAGATTGCAGATGCAGTGATTGAAGGCAATCAAGGTGAACAATTTGCTGCTTCAGAAGAGTGA
- a CDS encoding DUF342 domain-containing protein, whose amino-acid sequence MDEKKYKVLIDVSRDKQQAYLTLIEDPDGISINKEVLLQEIAKHNIVYGIKFEVIDNICKDLKKVKGVLIAEGKKPINGEDGKIIFEIDVEKAATPKILEDGSVDYKNLDLFKNIKKGQIIARKINPTAGQPGIDVFGQKVDALGGKDVRLPLGKNTYIDDDKLVASVDGHIVVLNNKIEVHTLLEVKEVDTSVGNIKTVASVKITGNVKSGFTVESEGNIEIFGVVEAATIIAKGNISIHKGVQGAGRAKIIAEGNITAKYLQNCSVEAGEDIYSEAIIYCDVKAGGSVKLLGNKSQIIGSKIVAAREISAANIGSKIGTYTELQVGILPQKRLKIAELTCQIEQNNAQLEKIGKILKYIEKIEKLPPDKEEIYHKAKKSFQDLISLNHRLSEELNSLKEEIKSSSIGIIKVFDTIFPGTKLVIDDVTLKIQEPIKYAMFIKNEEEIKFFPLK is encoded by the coding sequence ATGGATGAAAAAAAGTATAAAGTACTTATTGACGTATCGAGAGATAAACAACAGGCCTATTTGACTTTAATTGAAGACCCCGATGGCATTAGTATTAATAAAGAAGTTTTATTACAAGAAATCGCAAAACATAATATAGTATACGGAATAAAATTCGAAGTTATAGATAATATTTGTAAAGATTTGAAAAAGGTAAAAGGTGTATTAATTGCAGAAGGGAAAAAGCCTATAAATGGAGAAGATGGAAAGATAATTTTTGAGATAGACGTAGAAAAGGCTGCAACCCCAAAAATTTTGGAGGACGGAAGTGTAGACTATAAAAATTTAGACTTGTTTAAAAACATCAAAAAGGGCCAAATAATAGCTCGAAAAATAAATCCTACCGCAGGGCAACCAGGAATTGATGTTTTTGGACAAAAAGTTGATGCTTTAGGCGGGAAAGATGTAAGACTTCCTCTTGGAAAAAATACTTATATTGATGATGATAAGCTTGTAGCTTCTGTAGATGGTCATATCGTGGTTTTAAACAACAAAATAGAAGTACACACTCTTTTGGAAGTAAAAGAAGTCGACACTTCTGTAGGAAACATAAAAACGGTAGCAAGTGTAAAAATTACTGGAAATGTTAAATCAGGTTTTACTGTTGAAAGTGAAGGTAATATAGAAATTTTTGGAGTAGTGGAAGCAGCCACTATAATAGCAAAAGGAAATATCAGTATTCATAAAGGAGTACAGGGCGCTGGAAGGGCAAAAATTATCGCAGAAGGAAATATTACAGCAAAGTATTTACAAAACTGCAGTGTAGAAGCCGGAGAAGATATATACAGTGAAGCGATAATTTATTGCGATGTAAAAGCAGGAGGAAGTGTAAAACTTTTAGGAAATAAAAGCCAAATTATTGGCAGTAAAATTGTAGCTGCAAGAGAAATTTCAGCGGCAAATATTGGTTCAAAAATAGGAACGTATACAGAATTACAAGTAGGTATACTGCCTCAAAAGAGGCTGAAAATAGCGGAATTAACTTGTCAAATAGAACAAAACAATGCCCAGTTAGAAAAAATAGGAAAAATTCTTAAGTACATAGAAAAAATCGAAAAATTACCTCCTGATAAAGAGGAGATTTATCATAAAGCTAAAAAATCTTTCCAAGATTTAATTTCTCTAAATCATCGTCTAAGTGAGGAATTAAATTCTTTAAAGGAGGAAATAAAAAGTTCTAGTATTGGAATTATAAAAGTTTTTGATACAATATTTCCAGGAACTAAACTCGTCATTGATGACGTGACTTTAAAAATACAAGAACCTATTAAATATGCTATGTTTATAAAAAATGAGGAAGAAATAAAATTTTTTCCTCTAAAATAA
- a CDS encoding FliA/WhiG family RNA polymerase sigma factor has translation MALVEEDIWKTYNSNKDPNLRNEIIIKYMPLVKHIVKKLIISDITQSEYEDLINQGVIGLIDAIEKYQPSKGVKFETYATLRIRGEIIDYLRKKDWMPRSLKKKYRKIEETVETLQQKYNREPTVEEITEACGLNETDVLKTLSYINVSNINSLEEAIENNFKLHAISDVELKNPEEEVLYKELKRKLANAIENLPDKERLVITLYYYEDLNYKDISKILNLTESRISQIHTKAIKRIREILGEYF, from the coding sequence ATGGCATTAGTGGAGGAGGATATATGGAAAACTTATAATTCTAATAAAGACCCAAATCTACGAAATGAAATAATAATCAAGTATATGCCGCTTGTCAAACATATTGTCAAAAAACTCATCATTTCTGATATTACTCAATCTGAGTATGAAGACTTGATAAATCAAGGAGTAATTGGCCTTATCGATGCAATTGAAAAATATCAGCCTAGTAAAGGTGTAAAATTTGAAACTTACGCTACTTTAAGAATAAGAGGAGAAATAATAGACTATTTGCGGAAAAAAGATTGGATGCCTCGAAGTCTCAAAAAAAAGTACAGAAAAATAGAAGAAACCGTAGAAACACTTCAACAAAAATATAATAGGGAACCTACAGTTGAAGAAATAACAGAAGCTTGTGGCTTAAATGAAACAGATGTTTTAAAAACTTTAAGCTATATCAATGTTTCTAACATTAACTCTTTAGAGGAAGCTATTGAAAATAACTTTAAATTACATGCTATTTCAGATGTCGAACTAAAAAACCCAGAAGAGGAAGTATTGTACAAAGAACTAAAAAGAAAGCTAGCAAATGCTATTGAAAATTTACCAGATAAAGAAAGATTAGTAATAACCTTGTATTATTATGAAGATTTAAACTACAAAGACATAAGCAAAATTTTAAATTTAACAGAGTCTAGAATATCACAAATTCATACAAAAGCTATTAAAAGGATAAGGGAGATATTAGGTGAATACTTTTAA
- a CDS encoding chemotaxis protein CheD, giving the protein MENKIYRVGMADAKVTQSPGILTTIGLGSCVGIVLYDPLTKIAGLVHIMLPYSDKISDNSNKLKFADTGIQILIEEMVKIGANSKRLISKIAGGAQMFSSKINSDIMNIGERNAIATKEVLGKLGIPIVAEDIGGNYGRTIEFYSEDGRLLVKTIGYGIKYI; this is encoded by the coding sequence ATGGAAAATAAGATTTACAGGGTTGGAATGGCAGATGCAAAGGTCACACAAAGCCCAGGAATTCTTACAACTATTGGGCTGGGGTCTTGTGTGGGAATTGTTCTTTATGACCCTTTAACTAAAATAGCAGGGTTAGTGCATATAATGTTACCTTATAGTGACAAAATATCTGATAATTCTAACAAACTTAAGTTTGCCGATACCGGTATCCAAATTTTGATTGAAGAAATGGTAAAAATAGGTGCTAATTCTAAAAGGTTGATTAGCAAAATTGCTGGAGGAGCGCAAATGTTCTCTTCTAAAATAAATTCTGACATTATGAACATAGGAGAAAGAAACGCTATTGCTACTAAAGAAGTGCTAGGAAAACTTGGCATACCAATCGTTGCGGAAGATATAGGTGGAAATTATGGAAGAACTATTGAGTTTTATTCTGAGGATGGAAGACTATTAGTTAAAACTATTGGTTATGGAATAAAATATATTTAA
- a CDS encoding chemotaxis protein CheC, with amino-acid sequence MDINRLNEMYIDILKELGNIGSGNAITALSTMIGKKMDMQVPKVKILDFKEVSDIFGSADTIIVGIYFDLDGDVKGNILFALDIKSAASLIWSLMGLEVKEEFDELEKSALEEIGNIMAGSYVASLSTLTSLNIKISPPAISIDMAGAILSVPAIKYGEISDKILFIETQFIEGEKLIKGDFFLIPDINSFDLILKALGVEVNGK; translated from the coding sequence GTGGATATTAACCGATTAAATGAAATGTACATAGACATTTTAAAAGAATTAGGAAATATTGGATCAGGAAATGCTATAACTGCTCTTTCAACAATGATTGGCAAAAAAATGGACATGCAAGTGCCAAAGGTAAAAATTCTAGATTTTAAAGAAGTATCAGATATATTTGGCTCTGCTGATACGATCATTGTTGGCATTTATTTCGATCTAGATGGAGATGTAAAGGGTAATATTCTTTTTGCACTTGATATAAAAAGCGCTGCTTCTCTTATTTGGAGTCTCATGGGATTGGAAGTAAAAGAAGAATTTGATGAGTTAGAAAAATCCGCTTTAGAAGAAATAGGAAATATTATGGCGGGTAGCTATGTAGCCTCGTTATCTACTCTTACTTCTTTAAATATAAAAATTTCACCTCCCGCAATAAGTATAGACATGGCAGGAGCAATTTTGAGTGTTCCGGCTATTAAATACGGAGAAATTTCTGATAAGATTTTGTTTATTGAGACCCAATTTATAGAGGGAGAAAAACTTATAAAAGGTGATTTCTTCTTAATACCAGATATTAATTCTTTTGATTTAATACTAAAAGCGCTTGGAGTTGAAGTGAATGGAAAATAA
- a CDS encoding chemotaxis protein CheW: MSLYVIAKIDEEEYAINIEKVQTIEKVMPITRVPQTESHVKGVINLRGEIIPVISLRVKLGLAEKEYDEDTRIVVLKAYDMLVGMIVDNANEVVDIAEEDIDNLVFNEASDEFGKFVSKVGRIKDKVFLILDLKKLLDVRV; encoded by the coding sequence TTGAGCCTATATGTTATCGCCAAAATTGATGAGGAAGAATATGCAATAAACATAGAAAAAGTGCAGACTATAGAAAAAGTAATGCCTATAACAAGAGTTCCTCAGACTGAAAGTCATGTAAAAGGCGTTATAAATTTAAGAGGAGAAATAATTCCTGTGATTTCTTTAAGAGTAAAATTGGGTTTAGCAGAAAAAGAGTATGATGAAGATACAAGAATTGTGGTTTTAAAGGCTTACGATATGTTAGTAGGCATGATTGTAGATAATGCTAATGAAGTGGTTGATATTGCAGAAGAAGATATTGATAACTTGGTTTTTAATGAGGCTTCTGACGAATTTGGAAAATTCGTCAGCAAAGTAGGAAGAATTAAAGATAAGGTATTTCTCATTTTAGATTTAAAAAAATTATTAGATGTCAGGGTGTGA